In the Candidatus Eisenbacteria bacterium genome, AGCCTCCCCCGGTTCCCGGAAGGGGGCCGCTGATCGAGTATGTCTTCGACGCGGCCGTCGTGCCGAACCTCTTGATCCCGACCTTCGTCCTCGATCATCCGCGGGCGATCAGCCCCCTCGCCAAGGCCCACAGGGAGCGCCCCGAGGATCTGGTGGAGCGCTTCGAGCTGTTCATCGGGGGGCACGAGTACGCCAACGCCTTCACGGAGCTGAACGACCCGATCGATCAGCGCGCCCGGCTCGAGGAGCAGGCGCGGAGGCGGGCGATGGGGGACGAGGAGGCGCAGCAGCTCGACGAGGAGTTCCTGGAGGCCCTGGAGACCGGCATGCCCCCCGCGGCCGGTGTCGGGATCGGCGTCGACCGTCTCGTGATGCTCCTTACCGGAGAGACGAGCATCCGCGATGTCGTCTTCTTCCCCCTGATGCGTCCCGAAGGGAGCTCGAGAGCGGGGGAGCAGGAGACTTGATGCGCCGATACGAGTTGATGGAGGGTGCAAGAGAGCCGTGAGCGCTTCGCGCATCCGCGCCCCGCGATCCGAGCAGATCATCGGCGTCTCCGACGCGATGAAGAAGGTCCTCCATCTGGTCGAGAAGATCGGCCCCACGGAGAGCACCGTCCTGATCACCGGCGAGAGCGGCACCGGGAAGGAGAAGGTCGCGCGCTTCATCCACCTGCAGAGCAAGCGGGCGGGGAGGGCCTTCGTCGCGGTCAACGCGAGCGCGATCCCCGAGAACCTGATCGAGAGCGAGCTCTTCGGCCACACCCGCGGTGCGTTCACCGACGCGCGGGAGAAGAAGCGCGGCCTCTTCGATATCGCGGATCAGGGGACGATCTTCCTCGATGAGGTCGGAGAGATGTCCCCCGCCCTCCAGGTGAAGCTCCTGCGAGTGCTCCAGGATCGGGAGGTGCGGCCCGTCGGCGCGGACTACTCGACGCATGTCGATGTCCGCGTCATCGCCGCGACGAACACGGAGCTGCGCGAGGCGATCGCGAGCGGACGCTTCAGGGAGGACCTCTTCTATCGCCTCAACGTCTTCAGGATCCACATTCCGCCCCTGCGCGAGCGCAAGGATGACATCCCGTTTCTGGCCCGCTTCTTCCTGAAGAACCTGAGCGATCGGCACGGCAGGACGGTCGGGGGGTTCAGCGATCAGAGCTGGGGGTATCTGCAGAACTACGACTGGCCAGGCAACGTCCGCGAGCTGGAGAATGCCGTCGAGCATGCCGTGATCGTGGCCGACGGGCCATTGATCGCGCCCCGCGACCTGCCGCCCGAGGTCATCGAACGGGGTCTTCCCCGTCTCGCGGAGGGCCACGACCACACGATCCCCGACGGGCTCACGCTCGAGGAGGTCGAGGCCCGCTACATCCGCAGGGCCATCTTGAGGGAGCAGGGGAGCCTCACCCGGGTCGCCAAGAGCCTCGGCGTGTCGCGAACGACGCTCTGGCGCAAGATGAAGAGCTATGGCATCAGAGTTCAAATCTGAAACAGGCCGATTCGTTCTGGACCGCATCCTCCGATCCCCATCGAGTGCG is a window encoding:
- a CDS encoding AAA family ATPase, coding for MSASRIRAPRSEQIIGVSDAMKKVLHLVEKIGPTESTVLITGESGTGKEKVARFIHLQSKRAGRAFVAVNASAIPENLIESELFGHTRGAFTDAREKKRGLFDIADQGTIFLDEVGEMSPALQVKLLRVLQDREVRPVGADYSTHVDVRVIAATNTELREAIASGRFREDLFYRLNVFRIHIPPLRERKDDIPFLARFFLKNLSDRHGRTVGGFSDQSWGYLQNYDWPGNVRELENAVEHAVIVADGPLIAPRDLPPEVIERGLPRLAEGHDHTIPDGLTLEEVEARYIRRAILREQGSLTRVAKSLGVSRTTLWRKMKSYGIRVQI